A genomic segment from Amphiura filiformis chromosome 10, Afil_fr2py, whole genome shotgun sequence encodes:
- the LOC140161680 gene encoding uncharacterized protein encodes MKTRNQLQHLQGRAYQVQPKSNYANSFQPYRCIYCRRFYSDFIYYVKHVARHRVKLHRYWCSCKQTVPERVHAKVKPYTCKYCENRLSCPSAQNTHERIHTKEKPYQCKCCERIFSQAGHKTVHERIHTIEKHYKCKYCEKIFSRLSHKTRHERIHTKEKPYQCNYCEKTFSDASSKNRHERIHTNEKPYQCRYCEKTFSHADHKTVHERIHTKEKPYQCKYCEKTFSDVSSKISHERIHTNENSYQCKYCEKTFSRADHKTSHERTHTKEKPYQCKYCEKAFSDVSSKIRHERIHTKEKPYQCKYCEKTFSNASNKTVHERIHTKEKAYQCEYCEKTFSNTGRKTSHERTHTKEKPYQCKYCEKTFSDVSSKIRHERIHTNEKPYKCKYCEKSFSNTFCKTVHERIHTKEKPYECKYCEKTFSNASNKTKHERIHTNENPYQCKYCEKTFSRADHKSSHERTHTNEKP; translated from the coding sequence ATGAAGACAAGAAACCAACTGCAGCATTTACAAGGCAGGGCATACCAAGTTCAACCGAAGTCAAATTATGCAAATAGTTTTCAACCATATAGGTGTATCTACTGCAGACGATTTTACAGTGATTTCATATATTATGTGAAACATGTGGCAAGACATAGAGTGAAATTGCACAGGTACTGGTGTAGCTGTAAACAAACTGTCCCTGAAAGGGTTCATGCGAAAGTGAAACCGTACACATGCAAATATTGCGAAAATAGGTTATCTTGTCCAAGTGCACAGAATacgcatgaaaggattcacaccaaagagaaaccatatcaatgtaaatgTTGTGAAAGGATATTCTCACAGGCAGGtcacaagactgtacatgaaaggattcacaccatagagaaacattacaaatgtaaatattgtgaaaagatttTCTCACGCTTAAGTCACAAGaccagacatgaaaggattcacaccaaagaaaagccataccaatgtaattattgtgaaaagactttctcagatGCAAGCAGCaagaatagacatgaaaggattcacaccaatgagaaaccttaccaatgtagatattgtgaaaagactttctcacatGCAGAtcacaagactgtacatgaaaggattcacaccaaagaaaaaccatatcaatgtaaatattgtgaaaagactttttcAGATGTAAGTAGCAAGATtagccatgaaaggattcacaccaatgAGAAttcttaccaatgtaaatattgtgaaaagactttctcacgtGCAGATCACAAGACTAGCCATGAAaggactcacaccaaagaaaaaccatatcaatgtaaatattgtgaaaaggctTTCTCAGATGTAAGTAGCAAgattagacatgaaaggattcacaccaaagagaaaccataccaatgtaaatattgtgaaaagactttctcaaatGCAAGtaacaagactgtacatgaaaggattcacaccaaagagaaagcATACCAATGTGAATATTGTGAAAAAACTTTCTCAAATACAGGTCGCAAGACTAGCCATGAAaggactcacaccaaagaaaaaccatatcaatgtaaatattgtgaaaagactttctcagatGTAAGTAGCAAgattagacatgaaaggattcacacaaatgagaaaccttacaaatgcaaatattgtgaaaagagtttctcaaatACATTTtgcaagactgtacatgaaaggattcacaccaaagagaaaccatacgaatgtaaatattgtgaaaagactttctcaaatGCAAGTAacaagactaaacatgaaaggattcacaccaatgagaatccttaccaatgtaaatattgtgaaaagactttctcacgtGCAGATCACAAGTCTAGCCATGAAAGGACTCACACCAATGAAAAACCAtag